One Tachypleus tridentatus isolate NWPU-2018 chromosome 3, ASM421037v1, whole genome shotgun sequence DNA window includes the following coding sequences:
- the LOC143247546 gene encoding cytochrome P450 3A11-like yields the protein MIIVADLDLLRQIQIRDFQKFTSRPMLIPGCIQPIKEFQAQFVYKRGKHWKEVRSLITPTFSSSKMKQMTPILQKCLEVLMEKIAQKSQTEEDFDIYEMYQELTVDVIGQTVFGIQTNVQHNPNNPFLTNSRAVANTQTSGFLIFLLLCFPELYSILYPLRTLVDFIWHQIFSTPGRSLIEGVTKVIEERRQNPALQRSDLLQMMLDARMAKEDIENVTAKHLTAGVDEPTKDVSNDEKDKKKQMKFSTDVEIKANCITFLLAGYETTSTALAFTTHILVNRQDVQEKIREEINDVIGQDGVLDYNTVNKLQYLDQVFSESLRLYPPIITFINRVSDEDYQLGDFKIPKDTTIQVPVWYFHHDPEIWSEPYEFKPERFLPENKKDIHPMAYQAFGSGPRNCVGMRMGQLHAKLALARILRGYKVVPSEKTEIGQIQYKIKFLTIGPVHGIHVKVVPV from the exons ATGATTATCGTAGCGGATTTGGACCTTTTGAGACAAATTCAAATCAGGGATTTCCAAAAGTTTACAAGTAGACCG ATGTTAATCCCTGGATGTATTCAGCCAATTAAAGAATTTCAAGCACAATTTGTTTACAAACGTGGAAAACACTGGAAGGAAGTTCGTAGTCTCATCACTCCAACCTTCAGTTCCAGTAAGATGAAACAG ATGACACCAATCTTGCAGAAATGTCTTGAGGTCCTAATGGAAAAAATTGCCCAAAAATCCCAAACAGAGGAAGACTTCGATATATACGAGATGTACCAAGAATTAACCGTTGATGTCATTGGTCAAACGGTTTTTGGAATCCAGACGAATGTCCAGCATAATCCAAACAATCCCTTTCTAACCAACTCCAGAGCTGTTGCCAACACTCAGACTTCCGggttcttaatatttttattac TGTGTTTTCCTGAGCTATATAGCATCCTTTATCCATTGCGAACACTGGTGGATTTCATATGGCATCAGATATTCTCAACTCCAGGAAGATCCTTAATCGAAGGAGTTACGAAAGTAATAGAGGAAAGACGACAAAATCCAGCT cTTCAAAGATCTGATCTTCTGCAGATGATGTTGGATGCTCGAATGGCTAAAGAAGACATTGAAAATGTCACTGCTAAACACTTGACAGCTGGTGTAGACGAGCCAACAAAAGATGTTTCTAATGATGAGAAAg ACAAGAAGAAACAGATGAAGTTTAGTACAGATGTGGAAATTAAAGCAAATTGTATCACTTTCTTATTGGCTGG CTATGAAACAACAAGTACAGCTCTCGCTTTCACAACCCATATACTGGTCAACCGACAAGATGTCCAGGAAAAGATTCGTGAAGAAATAAACGATGTCATAGGACAAGAT GGTGTCTTAGATTACAACACAGTGAACAAACTGCAATATTTAGACCAAGTTTTCTCAGAATCTCTGCGACTGTATCCGCCAATTATCAC gtttATCAACAGAGTTTCTGACGAGGATTACCAGCTAGGTGATTTTAAAATCCCCAAAGACACTACCATACAGGTCCCTGTTTGGTATTTCCATCACGATCCAGAGATCTGGTCTGAGCCATACGAGTTTAAACCTGAGAG GTTTCTCCCTGAAAATAAGAAGGATATCCACCCTATGGCCTATCAAGCGTTTGGATCTGGACCGCGAAACTGTGTTGGTATGAGAATGGGGCAACTACATGCCAAACTAGCTTTGGCTAGAATCTTACGCGGCTACAAAGTAGTTCCTTCTGAGAAAACGGAAATT GGACAAATACAATATAAGATCAAGTTTCTAACCATTGGTCCAGTACATGGCATTCATGTGAAAGTCGTTCCTGTTTAG